Part of the Ostrinia nubilalis chromosome 25, ilOstNubi1.1, whole genome shotgun sequence genome is shown below.
gatctgtttttacagaaatgcttagaattctacgcggttttagattaaataaaaagaaaaatcgaATATGTattagttaaggaaataaattgcagttacaccaatgcatttttgtacttttgacagttacactggtggtgtaagtactgcccaaattaaaataatttgatgtatttgctgggttttgtttacttagttgctgtataatttatgtaaaagtattaaaaaataagagaattcatgaaaaaaataacattttgtcgttttctttatttttttttaaatttcattagaagtaatgtttattttattcattaaaaatgttaataaagctacgaaaatcaagaaaatatgtgtatttaagacagaaatattgaaataactaaagtattactgtgaaactaagtaatttcaatatttttttaagctttgacttaccaataccgtatttagctctacggggcaacttaaactgaaaacaaaatggatttaattttccacctctttatagcaatgttgaattaaggtcatgagtactacaacagtaaaagtaacagagtaacaacaggttaatgttagcaaTGCGTAGTGACGCCTAATTGGCTGGATAGttgctcaatttcaatttttttttgttgagctaactttaacttctttaactgatactgctggtataataatagtacaagttttacaaaacaataaaacttgtattattgagcagagacgatgcacagcatctggtgagagatgcgtctacttccggtgtagttttttagcattttataccttaaatgacgtcatttccgcaattatttaataggaattgatttgacttacttccgtttgccgccattttagtcacctgggggcgagcttgctcggagttcttcatagagagctcaccaggaggccttcttgggatgctgtgcatcgtctctgctcaataatacaagttttattgttttgtaaaacttgtactattattcggcatgtgacgatgcacagcatctggtgagagacttgtttattagctcctggtgactacttaccaatggcgctatgtgatgaaagttttcgagtttctgtaacagaactagattagaacatgattaatttcagggtattaacatgttttgttctaaatgcacagtgagagcagcactaatatcacaaagtaggagggtttgtacttttgtatgtttgaaatgaataaactggaaagctactgaactgaattcagaaattctttcctcattaaaatgcagattgagtgtgtattgatataatttgcccgtatggcagtaagattcatgcgagtcatcaacataagtttataatacagccgtacgatgtgattgaagagtatccaacatgcatgctttagatctgttgattgaaagttattaattaaataatatgttatttggtgtatcggtcgtagatcagttaataaaagtgtctgccttataatattgctattattgttctgcctacaccaatatctcatcaaataatttcatctatATGGCTAAATATCacccaaattaaagatgccagaacgaagtcaacaatgccaggagaggttttaaatccaacatcctttatactgtttttatccatgtagattcctagcattacttggtgttgaaaaaataaataaataatgtgttattatattccgctgttcgcctctgctcgcctgattccagtaacttacgcaaccgtaacaagggcatacctatgttgtttttttgggatttgctgtcatttttcccagttgtttgtatgatgccgtaacggtgccgaacttactcgtaggtcaaggtttattaacttaatcttgaaattattcaggtgagactatgttttgtcatgtcagcagctgatgtagatggtaggagaaaaatatacatattaagcTAGTCTAcgagaagcctcgtaaaggtcacattttagatacctactgttgggtttaaggcctttaccatgaagtgaaattggttaagcttttatgcttagtaagaaaattaaagttatctttaatatagttttagattagtaataccagcccccctagacaagtagcactttttgatcgaatcgaaaattggatacgttataacttcatatagaaaaaaagaaggctaatcgaccatccttcgactggtttgcgattttaaagtaaattttgtctagacccacagggcataaaggtagtagaagagtagataaacgatttagtctagcaaataaatcttgctgtcgagcttcaagaggtaagtatatagctacgactgttttccttaggccattagtttaaccaccaaggccaggttattttataagtttttaaagtggatttttgccaggtatgttttaggaacgataccttattacccccaactcaacatactaaaaaattacatgttacctgatcctgacgtggaggtcaccatgtggtaagaacatggtggagattctgtattttgaggGTCGGCCTCGAACCCTAAGAAAAGAGCTGagaaaagccagaaaggtcacttcgaggtgctaagcaggtaccttttgctgtggtgagaaacgggacagcaaagatttagcctagtttaccaccatagccaccctggttgaagtcgttgcaaaggctgctggtgaatctctgtggggtctctggatatccagtttcccgaacttttggaatatttacctttggatttgaacccaggagatgccactaagtaggttgttttccccgtaaatcgacctagatcgtcagataaatttgattgaatcgacctgggagataatattttgcgctgtcagagctatttttacccgactgaaccgaaaggaggtgatgtttttcaagttgaaaagttagagagacagttccaatagaggctctgaatgtgccccttcctcccttagtttcgagtataggctatgctttgattgtccgatagcaaaattagtgaacgcacatgaaatgaatgaaagaatgagaaatcccccatcgctgattatgatttctgatattttgtagacatccagattgttgttaagagatgctgagctggagtcttgtgtattggatcggttgtgtggggtcgagttgtgatgagccctcactggagatcaagcttaccattataggcacttgttgagtcgtatagatttcgtatttaccgacTAAATCCTTAGAGATGACGACTTGTTGAACCTgagttcacgtaattgacaaggtttaaagtgttccagaagataaaatgttacacactaaccttccgttctagtagttgctgtctcgtctggtttgtcaaaggtgacgaggtttagtaagtagtttgtgattgtattaatgtttttcggtatgcagtagagaacgagagattgataattttagggtaccttgacaagacatgcggagaggcccgcggtgtctctgtgatcggtatctgcatccagatttagaatttagcattcaactacttcagatcagatcaatacttacataattgtatctactgattaggacgtttaatagaataggttgtttggtctgtccttcttgcgaaggaatattgtgaggagcaggctcatgctgagcggtgccttatctggtaatttcagcacctgttttaacaggatttcggtttatttggtcagcgttagacagtcaagagtgttaaaacgctgaataaagcacggcgttgaagggacaagcaccggcttggaggtgaatggcagacgcatccctggaaccattgtcagataacaggttgacctccgcagtctgatgacgcctgccactgcctaagatacgctcaaaggcagcctccgtagaatttgctgagtggaaagtcacttgactttgctattcttatttggtcagcgctagacagtcaagagtgttaaaacgctgaataaagcacggcgttgcaggggcaagcatcggcttggaggtgaatggcagacgcatccctggaaccgtTGTCAGGTAaaaggttgacctccgcagaatgatgacgcctgccaatgCCCAAGATAGGCCGGTATCATTTGACTTATTGGTCGTCAAGGGGACCTGAAGGGACtgatttggaatccttggctttttgttctaaatcaaagggagttattttgaggcttatgtatttgctttaaagataataagatgtgtaggtaaaggttacttacttattagtatttgacgatttgtaagaactaatttaatcagtctaagcaaataaagatattatgttttgattttgcttgaagtgaccggctagagaaccaaggtcggattattttttagatatcactagtacgagcacagggtgattttgccgaacaaaaatccagcactgggagggtgctcctcgcacaatgcttattaggaattttagccaggatacgctcgtgacatgttcaaattcaaattcaaaaacgtttattgcatgtcacattacaatttatatgttgttgcaaaataaaagtatacatgttcgatgcacttagcacattttttcatacttattaagcttcttgatttgcaaaaaacattagaatttattaagaaactcgtaccagaaagagttatcgttcgattgtggtgatgctaacaacgtattttgattggtaatgtttgcgattggggctgacggggctgccgttaaaattgtataagatggttgtgggtacgttattcaatctatttatacaatatagagattcgcgagaatgctcatttgatcgaaaagagtgttaaagctatcagaatcccacgtacctcgtttcatccgttttgaatctcgccggggtccgagtttctccggtatccgacgctctgggtccacctgctcgtcgtccggaagacactcgtcccctttggcgccgaccaccatcacgtacatgtcgttcgcggtcacacacgcgcggtcaattgcactttttaattttaaacttagtattagaacgttgagaaataaattatttcagtaaaaatctgagcagagtttctgcttacgatgttgctagtttggaagttaaagacgctatatgaagaactccgagcaagctcgcccccaggtgactaaaatggcggcaaacggaagtaagtcaaatcaattcctattaaataattgcggaaatgacgtcatttaaggtataaaatgctaaaaaactacaccggaagtagacgcatctctcaccagatgctgtgcatcgtcacatgccgaataataatgtaatatgccttaaaactttctaaattcctattttatttcatgttataaaccttagcaaatcagtgtaattgcaaagttttgtagcaaaatttttacattattacagatacaccaattcaacctggtaaaattattacaatgtcagttacaccaaaattatgaaggaaatctgaaaagttcacacctgaaaatgtccatgtaattgtattttttttcaagctagaatttttttacgtataccattcgaaagagcagaaaaaactaagaaaaactgtatatttaactcaaaaaccgtattttgtcagttaccccaagtgaacctgcaactgacgaatATTCTCGATAACACTTAACACATCAttcaagattttttttgcaCCAATTACACCTGTAGGAAACAAGTTATATGCCCAttattttatagcctgaccaggaacataaaaaccctggcatagaggcgcgtcaattgcatttgatagtgcaacactgagtacagtcgtacctgtgttaattaataggctaactttatgtatcaggaatcaggattcaggattacgggctaatttgatattttcataaattaacgaaaaaatattattataggtaacctggtttaaataaattaaatgaaaccatcaatcgagctggaaggatttattttattattcatcaataatcaaattcagaacttgaatattcaactgcaatgtttgctcatgaacgcttcaaactctgtacttctttcccaattccataaaattcaacacttagaaagtgacaaaaaattttaaaatgggtagttgaaacaaaccacagctaattttcatagtggactgtactatgcgataaacatgtcagtcaatttgacaacctttgtcggaaacattattcaatgaaaatattgtccgaacccttagtatttctcttcgacaaacactttaacacattgtaaaccacttttctttcacgactataaaaagattttagcaatttaattcacaaaatcaattgcgcacatttaaaataaagtttgtttacactttgacagcaatagactgacatgcaaggtgacatgacaatgaagttttcagttactgttgccattaaaagaaattagtaccattagttttccgcaacatggagagggtttttatgttcctggtcaggctataaaaactttcttttatagTTTAATCCCGTGGTTTTCTTTCAATACCGGAACAACCAGTTCCGAGAATCTTtaagaagaaaatataaataataatatgtattaggtTTATGTCCGTTGGTTGTCTAGTTAGTACCTACCCATATTAcaagttttgcttagtttaggactagaggcgcagtgtaaaatgtccatttatttactttctcCTATGATGAAAAATTTCATACAgaggtatttttttcttattttcaatACGAAATgagatgtaggtaggtacctaattgtttttattttaagattCCTCGCTAATGAAAataggattaaaaaatgaaactcAAAATGAAGTAGATTTATGAATTTATTACGCTTCAcacttacttaaattaatattaaacttttatcagtCTTTAATCACAaattaacacaaaataataCACACACAGACTAACACACAGAGCATGACTTTTTTTATCACAGAGGAGGGTAGGTATCTCTCATTTCGCCTGTCCGTTAGCGTTGGCCTGGGGGTTCTGGTCTTTGATCTCCTTGCGCACCGGCCCAGTCTGCGAAATCGGGACAGACCTTTCATTCTTCAGCGCTGGAGCCACTCGGGGGGCGATGATGGACAGCACGCCATCCGAAGACAAGCGAGATTCCACCGTATCAGGGTTGCAGCCTTCGGGCAGCGCGTAGCGGCGGGTGAACTGCCGGGAAATGTAGCCATGTTCGTCCTTTTTCTCCTCATGTTTACCCTCGATGATAACATAACCGTCAGCCGTCTTGACCGTGATCTCCTCCGGCGAAAAGTGCTGCACGTCCAGATTGACTTGGAACTTGTCTTTGTCGGACTTGATGGTGGAGCCGACGTCTCTCGCAGCGGCCGCCAGCTGACGCCAGGGTCGGTAGTAGTCGCGGTTCACCATAGGAGCCACCGCAGCCGTCAGCAAGTCGTCGGGAGTCAGCGCCAGCCCGAAATCTTGGTCAATCAGGCGGTGAGGGTGGTCGTATCCGAGGATGAAAGGCAGCAGAGACATTTTTCACTTGGTTTGTATTCAAAAAGTTGCGTAGAGTTGAGATCGCAGTGCTTTCGCACTCAGTTGTATTCGCTTGTAGAGCTTGTTCAATAATACTTGTTGGTGAAGCCGGCCGGCGCGCTTTTATACGCTCGACCCGCTGCGACATCTAGCGGTGGGTAGAAAATTCTAGAATCGTCGAGTAGCGATCGTAAACCTTTCCGTGTGTGCGTCGTGCGTTCTCGTAGTGAGCGAGCAGCTGTTGTattgattattatttctattgggGACCGGCGCGCCGCGAATACGCGAGTGATTTCGCGATTATTCTTTCAATCCTTGCAAGGTTACTGACATCAATACGTAACATaacaatgaatgaatgaaatgaaatgcGCTCATTACGAATTGGATATTCTGCCTTAGTAATGTTATGGCATGAAATTGATTGTTGAGTAAGGTTTCAGCGTGGTATTTTGATGTTTACCTATCTGAAAGTCAGCTGTTCTGTGTTTTGGAACCATCTTTTGCTTCTTCTTTTGAACGATTTTAAGCTTATTAGCCGACTTTTAACTTTGAGTGTCAATGTCATCAGTcattagggtttctgatttctcgacctattttttttctcgagtttcgggaattctcgagtccaaagtctcgagttttctcgggtctcgagtcttttaagtaaaattgttgaaatcggttgaaatttgataaaaacacaggttttttaaatcttatatacaaaaaaactagaatctacgtaaaaatgaactgaaaagatagaaacaagacaaagtgttcacaaatgcagtcggagacatcaatgactatttttttttgttggtgataagccgtgtggtgacggcagaatagaatacatattttgtcaccaacccctactcttcatAGTCCggtagtggactgtaaagggctgttgatgatgatgatgatgataagtgtacgtttgatgcctccaactgcatttgtaaacactttgtcttgtttctatcttttcagtACATTTTTACCCAGCtggggtttttttttttttgataatatatttaatttaatctttTAGTTAAAGAACATCCATTTTGCAAGCTATTTAAAAACCCTTAATTTTGATACCCCACTTGATAggttttgagatatttttaatacatattatggcGCCAAAAATCggccatttttatattttcaattttgataTATCCAGTGTCACTCTCACA
Proteins encoded:
- the LOC135084206 gene encoding protein lethal(2)essential for life-like; amino-acid sequence: MSLLPFILGYDHPHRLIDQDFGLALTPDDLLTAAVAPMVNRDYYRPWRQLAAAARDVGSTIKSDKDKFQVNLDVQHFSPEEITVKTADGYVIIEGKHEEKKDEHGYISRQFTRRYALPEGCNPDTVESRLSSDGVLSIIAPRVAPALKNERSVPISQTGPVRKEIKDQNPQANANGQAK